Proteins found in one Myxococcus virescens genomic segment:
- a CDS encoding SO2930 family diheme c-type cytochrome: MKQRRTSVLMLLGVVALAMSLLGISLACPGASGDGAGRPGDEVEITDPSPDGGPGTDGDGSAPMAPDGGSPGAQAPFGLDARPANPTCVAPPRPPDPAGATISRAFPELSFTQPLFALQAPGDSRRIYVVERGGRVRVFDKDATPPVSSVFVDISGQVNVEHDETGLLGMAFHPAFATNGQVFLSYVGNSAMGGLRSFIVRYRSPDGGATLDPASAEVVLEQDQPFSFHNGGHLAFGPDGFLYFAFGDGGGRVDPKQTAQNPELLLGKMLRLDVDSARPYAIPPTNPYATAGGRKEIYATGFRNPWRWSFDRSTGALWLGDVGEKLLEEINRVELGGNYGWSILEGTECARGSGCSTTGLTPPVAVYGRAEGVSVTGGYVYRGTAVPALAGKYIFGDFGSGRIWTLPGDALPGAAAAPQLLVTTALSISSFAELNDGELLVVDFAGGGLHRIHASLPPAPGGEAFPTLLSATGCADPTNPNLPSAGLIPYGVNAPLWSDGAGKERFIGVPDGAVMTVGPEGVLDAPPGTVTVKTFLLGGKRVETRLFMRHPDGIWAGYTYEWNEAGTDATLLETGKVKTVGAQTWTYPSRGECMQCHTAAAGFVLGLEVAQLNGDFTYPGGRVASQLRTLEHIGVLKLPAPVEQLPRMPAYAGPEPVETRARAYLHANCAVCHRPNGLGRGELDLRYSTPLAATKICGVAPEHGELGVAGAMLVAPGDPSKSVLSRRMHSLSTARMPPLASAVKDAEGTGLVDAWITSLPACPAGP; this comes from the coding sequence ATGAAACAACGACGAACGTCTGTCCTGATGCTGCTGGGCGTGGTGGCGCTTGCTATGAGCCTGCTCGGCATCTCGCTCGCATGTCCTGGCGCTTCGGGTGACGGTGCCGGTCGCCCAGGGGATGAAGTTGAAATCACCGACCCCTCACCGGATGGGGGACCGGGTACGGACGGAGACGGGAGCGCTCCGATGGCGCCAGATGGTGGGAGCCCGGGGGCCCAGGCGCCCTTCGGGCTGGACGCGCGCCCCGCGAACCCTACGTGCGTAGCGCCTCCCCGGCCCCCGGACCCCGCGGGGGCCACCATCTCGCGCGCGTTCCCGGAGCTGAGCTTCACCCAGCCCTTGTTCGCCCTCCAGGCGCCGGGGGACAGCCGCCGCATCTACGTGGTGGAGCGAGGGGGGAGGGTGCGCGTGTTCGACAAGGACGCCACGCCGCCCGTCAGCTCCGTGTTCGTCGACATCTCCGGGCAGGTGAACGTGGAGCATGACGAGACGGGCTTGCTCGGGATGGCCTTCCACCCGGCGTTCGCCACCAATGGCCAGGTGTTCCTCTCCTATGTCGGAAACAGCGCCATGGGCGGTCTACGCTCGTTCATCGTCCGCTACCGCAGCCCGGATGGTGGGGCCACCCTGGACCCGGCGAGCGCGGAGGTCGTGCTCGAACAGGACCAGCCCTTCTCCTTCCACAACGGCGGCCACCTCGCGTTCGGACCGGATGGCTTCCTCTACTTCGCCTTCGGTGACGGTGGCGGACGCGTGGACCCGAAGCAGACGGCCCAGAATCCGGAGCTCCTGCTGGGGAAGATGCTGCGGCTCGACGTGGACAGCGCGCGGCCCTATGCCATTCCGCCCACCAACCCCTACGCCACCGCCGGCGGGCGGAAGGAAATCTACGCCACCGGCTTCCGCAACCCGTGGCGCTGGAGCTTCGACCGGAGCACCGGCGCGCTCTGGCTGGGCGACGTGGGCGAAAAGCTCCTCGAGGAAATCAACCGCGTCGAGCTGGGAGGCAACTACGGCTGGAGCATCCTGGAGGGAACCGAGTGCGCGCGCGGTAGCGGCTGCAGCACCACCGGGTTGACGCCGCCCGTGGCCGTCTATGGCCGCGCAGAAGGCGTCTCCGTCACCGGCGGCTACGTGTACCGCGGCACTGCCGTACCGGCGCTCGCGGGCAAGTACATCTTTGGCGACTTCGGCTCGGGCCGCATCTGGACGCTGCCGGGTGACGCCCTTCCCGGCGCAGCCGCGGCGCCCCAATTGCTCGTCACCACGGCGCTCAGCATCTCCTCGTTCGCCGAGCTCAACGACGGCGAGCTGCTGGTGGTGGACTTCGCGGGCGGAGGACTGCACCGCATCCACGCGTCTCTGCCCCCCGCGCCGGGTGGCGAGGCGTTCCCCACGCTGCTGTCCGCCACGGGCTGCGCGGACCCGACGAACCCGAACCTCCCCTCGGCGGGCCTCATCCCGTACGGCGTGAATGCCCCACTGTGGTCGGACGGCGCGGGGAAGGAGCGGTTCATCGGTGTGCCAGACGGGGCGGTGATGACGGTGGGGCCAGAGGGCGTGCTGGACGCGCCCCCCGGCACCGTGACGGTGAAGACGTTCCTCCTGGGCGGGAAGCGCGTGGAGACGCGCCTCTTCATGCGCCACCCGGACGGCATCTGGGCGGGCTACACGTACGAGTGGAATGAGGCGGGTACCGACGCGACGTTGCTGGAGACGGGCAAGGTGAAGACGGTGGGGGCACAGACGTGGACGTACCCCAGCCGGGGTGAATGCATGCAGTGTCACACCGCCGCCGCGGGCTTCGTGCTGGGCCTGGAGGTCGCGCAGCTCAACGGGGATTTCACATACCCGGGCGGGCGCGTCGCGTCGCAGCTCCGGACCCTGGAGCACATTGGCGTGCTGAAATTACCGGCCCCGGTGGAGCAGCTGCCCCGGATGCCTGCCTACGCCGGACCGGAGCCCGTGGAGACGCGCGCACGGGCCTACCTGCACGCCAACTGCGCCGTCTGTCACCGGCCCAATGGCCTGGGCCGCGGCGAGTTGGATCTGCGCTACTCCACGCCGCTCGCCGCAACGAAGATTTGTGGTGTGGCGCCAGAGCACGGTGAGCTGGGCGTGGCCGGAGCGATGCTGGTCGCGCCGGGAGACCCGTCGAAGTCGGTCCTGTCGCGGCGCATGCACTCGCTGTCGACGGCACGCATGCCGCCGCTGGCCAGCGCGGTGAAGGACGCCGAGGGCACGGGGCTCGTGGACGCGTGGATTACGTCCCTGCCCGCGTGTCCCGCGGGGCCCTGA
- a CDS encoding GAF domain-containing protein: MNEKSASYQSWLESFASEHGATAGTVHLQQGDDLFLVAALNIPPPLMAAVQHVPHGKGMAGLAQVRKQPVQTCNLKEDTSSDIKPGAKAVDARAAVAIPVLDATGRVRAVVGIAFTEEGSLAAERETSLMAAASRLPIADG; the protein is encoded by the coding sequence ATGAACGAAAAGAGCGCGTCCTATCAGTCCTGGCTGGAGTCGTTCGCCAGCGAGCACGGAGCCACCGCGGGCACCGTCCACCTTCAGCAGGGAGACGACCTCTTCCTCGTGGCGGCCCTCAACATCCCGCCGCCGTTGATGGCGGCCGTCCAGCACGTGCCACACGGCAAGGGGATGGCGGGGCTCGCCCAGGTGCGCAAGCAACCCGTGCAGACGTGCAACCTGAAGGAGGACACGTCCAGCGACATCAAGCCGGGCGCGAAGGCGGTGGACGCGCGCGCGGCGGTGGCGATTCCGGTGCTCGATGCGACAGGCCGTGTGCGCGCGGTGGTGGGCATCGCATTCACCGAGGAAGGCTCGCTGGCCGCTGAGCGCGAGACATCCCTGATGGCCGCCGCGTCCCGGCTCCCCATCGCGGATGGCTGA
- a CDS encoding endonuclease/exonuclease/phosphatase family protein: protein MKVPEMLEHLPGVGPLIGRIAHGPEGALPRRETTVTLPDFTAVSLPNTERALGDGRTLVVRNPTVRSPRGPGLTVMTYNILLGGQRRQALLDYFDNLEARGRLPDVLGLQEANIPTAVLLAERYGFHLAYQGHDGGPGARLVNGKAFLTRHPLVDAAHFTYATPDAERDAAIMRRGGDPCELPEDRGALYVRLEVEGHPVVLYNVHHTLGDSGINARNLRQLNALLQHREVMHAVVLGDFNANTAIKTGGSWLMAHLRTYDDTDTVEEYEVRYGEPHASVGDEGVGNIADPRLRHELHVLEQSLPETIAHATTAQVRLPDGSLMTPKQACAELRSGRVQRGSEQWLRLQDIADSATLTSLPDENGVVPATGKRFDNLYASPGLVPRLFEVDRSTESSDHQPVVAHYDVRTPGLKDGKPAPGTVQQPT from the coding sequence CGCACGGGCCCGAGGGCGCCCTTCCGCGCCGGGAGACCACCGTAACGCTTCCGGACTTCACCGCCGTGTCCCTGCCCAATACGGAGCGAGCGCTGGGCGACGGCCGCACGCTGGTGGTCCGCAACCCCACGGTGCGCTCGCCGCGCGGGCCAGGGCTCACGGTGATGACGTACAACATCCTGCTCGGTGGGCAGCGCCGTCAGGCGCTGCTGGACTACTTCGACAACCTGGAGGCCCGCGGACGGCTGCCGGACGTCCTGGGCCTGCAGGAGGCCAACATCCCCACCGCCGTGCTCCTGGCGGAGCGCTATGGATTCCACCTGGCGTATCAGGGACATGACGGCGGCCCCGGCGCGCGGCTGGTGAACGGAAAGGCCTTCCTCACGCGGCACCCGCTGGTGGACGCGGCGCACTTCACGTACGCCACGCCCGACGCGGAGCGGGACGCGGCCATCATGCGGCGTGGCGGAGACCCCTGCGAGCTTCCCGAGGACCGGGGCGCGCTGTACGTGCGCCTGGAGGTGGAGGGTCACCCGGTGGTGCTCTACAACGTGCACCACACCCTGGGCGACTCCGGCATCAACGCCCGCAACCTCCGCCAGCTCAACGCGTTGCTGCAGCACCGTGAGGTCATGCACGCGGTGGTGCTGGGGGACTTCAACGCCAACACCGCCATCAAGACAGGCGGCTCCTGGCTGATGGCCCACCTCAGGACGTACGACGACACCGACACGGTGGAGGAATATGAGGTGCGCTACGGCGAGCCCCACGCCAGCGTGGGGGACGAAGGGGTGGGCAACATCGCCGACCCGCGGTTGCGCCACGAGCTCCACGTGCTGGAGCAGAGCCTGCCGGAGACCATCGCCCATGCCACCACCGCACAGGTGCGCCTGCCGGATGGCTCGCTCATGACGCCGAAGCAGGCGTGCGCCGAGCTGCGCTCCGGCCGGGTGCAACGCGGCAGCGAGCAATGGCTGCGGCTCCAGGACATCGCGGACAGCGCCACCCTCACCTCGCTGCCGGATGAGAATGGCGTGGTGCCCGCGACGGGCAAGCGCTTCGACAACCTCTACGCCAGCCCTGGACTGGTCCCCCGCCTCTTCGAGGTGGACCGCAGCACCGAGTCCTCCGACCACCAACCCGTGGTGGCGCACTACGACGTGCGGACACCAGGGTTGAAGGACGGCAAGCCCGCTCCCGGCACCGTCCAGCAGCCCACCTGA
- a CDS encoding hybrid sensor histidine kinase/response regulator: MKPRSLRFYLGLLALGLLVPLVLFAAGAVNRFAASQREARAQGMRETARALALVVERELGQSIRALEVLSHSAPLVQGDLKTFHSTCQAVVASQAQWGSLSLLDVEGRPMFTTDQPFGADLTALVDERPYVREVVKTGRVVISDFPYQRFQGLPTVVVAMPVRRQGVLTGVLVATYAMQHFDKLWDEQRVPGNWVGTLVDEEGVILSRSRGRARFVGTKARPEYIANIRASREGFFASQTVDGMKSFAAFARLQVVPWTVSFAGPREVFTASVNQSLAALLIAGLGCCVIATAWAAWVSRRMTRPLRALARAARERPDSADAFTNVGPTGITELEDLRATLALTAAMVMEREDALRTKMTEAEAANLAKDQFLAMLGHELRNPLSAITSGVKVLSVTEDAASRERARALVERQAFHLARLVDDLLDVERVSSGRIQLQKRTMDLSECVRRAVAALESSGRTQAHQVEVETPRAWLEGDASRLEQVVTNLVSNALKYTPPGGRIRVVTREEPGHVLLEVSDTGDGLSPELQERVFELFFQAERTLDRAQGGLGIGLTLVKRLVELHGGSVCAQSDGLKKGSTFTVRLPRGHVEQVPRPQDAPMAPAPGRHVLLVDDHADSRQLVRELLELDGHTVSEAEDGPSGLARARELRPEVVLLDIGLPGLDGYEVARALRSTDEGLELMLIAVTGYGLEEDRRRALDAGFDEHLVKPVDFTRLRELLLPRKRTVPAHST, translated from the coding sequence ATGAAGCCGCGCTCGCTCCGCTTCTATCTCGGGTTGCTCGCGCTCGGCCTGCTGGTGCCGCTCGTGCTCTTCGCGGCGGGGGCGGTGAACCGCTTCGCGGCGTCGCAGCGCGAAGCCCGGGCCCAGGGCATGCGCGAGACGGCCCGCGCGCTGGCGCTCGTCGTGGAGCGCGAGCTGGGCCAGTCCATCCGGGCGCTGGAGGTGCTGTCGCATTCGGCCCCGCTGGTGCAAGGCGACCTGAAGACCTTCCATTCCACCTGTCAGGCCGTGGTGGCGTCCCAGGCACAGTGGGGCTCGCTCTCCCTGCTGGATGTGGAGGGCCGGCCGATGTTCACCACGGACCAGCCCTTCGGAGCCGACCTGACGGCGCTCGTGGATGAGCGGCCCTACGTGCGCGAGGTCGTGAAGACGGGGCGCGTGGTCATCTCCGACTTTCCCTACCAGCGCTTCCAGGGGCTGCCCACCGTGGTGGTGGCGATGCCGGTGCGACGCCAGGGCGTGCTCACGGGCGTGCTGGTGGCGACGTATGCCATGCAGCACTTCGACAAGCTCTGGGATGAACAGCGTGTCCCGGGGAATTGGGTGGGCACGCTGGTGGACGAGGAGGGCGTCATCCTCTCGCGCAGCCGGGGCCGCGCCCGGTTCGTCGGAACGAAGGCCCGGCCCGAATACATCGCGAACATCCGCGCGAGCCGCGAGGGTTTCTTCGCGTCGCAGACGGTGGATGGGATGAAGTCGTTCGCGGCCTTCGCGCGTTTGCAGGTGGTGCCTTGGACGGTGTCGTTCGCGGGGCCTCGCGAGGTGTTCACCGCGTCGGTGAACCAGTCCCTGGCCGCGCTGCTCATCGCCGGGCTGGGGTGCTGTGTCATCGCCACCGCCTGGGCCGCCTGGGTGAGCCGCCGCATGACGCGTCCGCTCCGCGCCCTGGCCCGCGCGGCCCGGGAGCGTCCGGACTCGGCGGATGCCTTCACCAACGTCGGGCCCACGGGCATCACGGAACTGGAGGACCTGCGGGCGACGCTCGCGCTCACCGCGGCCATGGTGATGGAGCGCGAGGACGCGCTGCGGACGAAGATGACGGAGGCCGAGGCGGCCAACCTCGCCAAGGACCAGTTCCTGGCCATGCTGGGCCATGAGCTGCGCAACCCGCTGTCCGCCATCACCAGCGGCGTGAAGGTGCTGTCGGTGACGGAGGACGCGGCCAGCCGCGAGCGGGCGCGCGCCCTGGTGGAGCGGCAGGCCTTCCACCTGGCGCGGCTGGTGGATGACCTGCTCGATGTGGAGCGGGTGAGCAGTGGCCGCATCCAGCTCCAGAAGCGGACCATGGACTTGTCGGAGTGCGTGCGGCGCGCCGTCGCGGCGCTGGAGTCCTCCGGACGGACGCAGGCGCACCAGGTGGAGGTAGAGACCCCGCGGGCCTGGCTGGAGGGGGACGCGAGCCGCCTGGAGCAGGTCGTGACGAACCTCGTGTCCAACGCGCTCAAGTACACGCCGCCCGGCGGTCGCATCCGCGTGGTGACGCGAGAGGAGCCCGGCCACGTGTTGCTGGAGGTGTCCGACACCGGGGATGGCCTGTCACCGGAGCTCCAGGAGCGCGTGTTCGAGCTCTTCTTCCAGGCGGAGCGCACCCTGGACCGCGCGCAGGGAGGCCTGGGCATTGGCCTCACGTTGGTGAAGCGGTTGGTGGAGCTGCATGGCGGCTCCGTGTGCGCGCAGAGTGATGGGCTGAAGAAGGGCAGCACCTTCACGGTGCGGCTGCCGCGCGGCCACGTTGAACAGGTGCCTCGGCCTCAAGACGCTCCCATGGCGCCGGCCCCCGGACGCCACGTGTTACTGGTGGATGACCACGCCGACAGCCGGCAACTCGTCCGCGAGTTGCTCGAACTGGACGGGCACACCGTCAGCGAAGCGGAGGACGGTCCCTCGGGGCTCGCGCGGGCGCGCGAGCTGCGTCCCGAGGTCGTGTTGCTGGACATCGGCCTGCCCGGGCTCGACGGCTACGAGGTGGCCCGGGCGCTCCGCTCGACGGACGAGGGCCTCGAGCTGATGCTCATCGCCGTGACGGGCTACGGCCTGGAAGAGGACCGGCGCCGCGCGCTGGATGCGGGCTTCGACGAGCACCTGGTGAAGCCGGTGGACTTCACGCGTCTGCGTGAGTTGCTGCTGCCGAGGAAACGAACCGTGCCGGCTCACTCCACGTAG
- a CDS encoding TVP38/TMEM64 family protein → MAEPTPGLTAVGEGRLSGRAVMGWAAFSGLLLASILVPFAWFGDSLEAASGHFLATRPPSWQVALLLGGLLAGDAVLPVPSSLVGTAAGGLLGFWVGAATSWLGMMAGSVVGYGLGARAGTAALRRMAGDAELGRLTRAAERMGPWFLLAFRAVPVLAETSVLFAGTSRMRPRTFLTVSALANLGVSVTYAALGASAARLESFLLLFAGMVLLPGLALAWMRRRTPPHPDPATR, encoded by the coding sequence ATGGCTGAGCCCACGCCGGGCCTGACGGCGGTGGGCGAAGGCCGGCTGTCCGGTCGCGCCGTCATGGGCTGGGCGGCCTTCAGCGGGCTGCTGCTGGCCTCCATCCTGGTGCCCTTCGCCTGGTTCGGGGACAGCCTGGAGGCGGCGTCCGGACACTTCCTGGCCACGCGGCCACCCTCCTGGCAGGTGGCGCTGCTGCTCGGGGGACTGCTGGCCGGTGATGCCGTGCTGCCGGTGCCCTCCAGCCTGGTGGGCACCGCCGCAGGGGGACTGCTGGGGTTCTGGGTCGGCGCGGCCACATCCTGGCTGGGGATGATGGCGGGCAGTGTGGTGGGCTATGGCCTGGGCGCGCGAGCCGGAACGGCGGCGCTGCGGCGCATGGCGGGTGACGCCGAGCTGGGCCGGCTGACCCGCGCCGCCGAACGGATGGGGCCCTGGTTCCTGCTCGCCTTCCGCGCGGTGCCGGTGCTGGCGGAGACGTCCGTGCTCTTCGCGGGAACCAGCCGCATGCGCCCCCGGACGTTCCTCACCGTGAGCGCCCTGGCCAACCTGGGCGTGTCGGTGACCTATGCCGCGCTGGGCGCCAGCGCCGCGCGGCTGGAGTCGTTCCTGCTGCTCTTCGCGGGCATGGTGCTGCTGCCCGGCCTGGCGCTGGCCTGGATGCGGCGAAGGACACCACCGCATCCGGACCCGGCGACACGCTAG
- the rdgC gene encoding recombination-associated protein RdgC: MPVLRGAVTLSRFRVEPAKEAPSDVKRWLTRGLKAHAFEPIDRRSEEERAVGFVELENEESSEFSAGRLYYGEYALFAFRIDTIKVPAAALKAELAKWAAAFEKENGRPPSRGEKTQSRGEIRQMLRNRATPRTSTVDVSWNLKTQQVQIWSASRKVVDEITVALEGGLNVKFFGMTPSAMAQTAGIDESLLGPTTELIGMDLPATAGEVAHGEA; encoded by the coding sequence ATGCCTGTCCTTCGTGGTGCTGTCACGCTGTCGCGCTTCCGGGTCGAACCGGCGAAGGAAGCGCCTTCGGATGTCAAACGCTGGCTGACGCGCGGCCTCAAGGCGCACGCGTTCGAGCCCATCGACCGCCGCTCCGAAGAAGAGCGCGCCGTCGGCTTCGTGGAGCTGGAGAACGAGGAGTCCAGCGAGTTCTCCGCCGGCCGTCTCTACTATGGCGAGTACGCCCTGTTCGCCTTCCGCATCGACACCATCAAGGTGCCGGCCGCGGCGCTCAAGGCGGAGCTGGCGAAGTGGGCCGCCGCCTTCGAGAAGGAGAATGGCCGCCCGCCCAGCCGCGGCGAGAAGACGCAGAGCCGCGGTGAGATCCGCCAGATGCTCCGCAACCGCGCCACGCCCCGCACGTCGACGGTGGACGTGAGCTGGAACCTGAAGACGCAGCAGGTGCAGATCTGGTCCGCGTCGCGCAAGGTGGTGGACGAAATCACCGTCGCGCTGGAGGGCGGGCTGAACGTGAAGTTCTTCGGCATGACGCCGTCGGCCATGGCGCAGACGGCGGGCATCGATGAGTCCCTGCTGGGGCCCACCACGGAGCTGATTGGCATGGACCTGCCGGCGACGGCGGGGGAGGTGGCACATGGCGAGGCGTGA
- the dacB gene encoding D-alanyl-D-alanine carboxypeptidase/D-alanyl-D-alanine endopeptidase — protein MRRVLSVSLLLVAPLVLSGCFRETRPEGDTLPSLARALFDTLEAEGALASAYVVDAQTGEPLFTHREHVRLLPASTLKVVSTASVLSALGADFRFQTPVALEGTLDGGLFLGDIVVDPTGDPSLGSWRFPETALACEQVADALQARGIRQWRGQVRVRGAKEAEFPFGPGWAWDDAAYAYSAAPTAFVFRENVVDVALSRAAGADCAQPPTLQVTPAFATLTAVVGVDTNAERPSLACVRQRGGPGVRCLWRSTADTCPRSAAVRLSVDEPEQLFSACVEAALLARGIPRLPVTLEAPTPRQPAVPAPLVTLVSPPLSELVKVTNKESLNLYAERLGLRFARELTGTESYGALRTALTEELTRRGIPSRDLRPVDGSGLSRYNLATARGLVRVIFTSLREAYGTALLDSLPVAGQDGTLAARPVTADTAGHIRAKTGTLSGQRCFVGVVDRPGDAQHPRVVFALMLGNMDDGTALPANEAFDRFAAGLVTLPLR, from the coding sequence ATGCGCCGCGTCCTGTCCGTCTCGCTGCTGCTCGTGGCCCCCCTGGTGCTCTCCGGCTGCTTCCGCGAGACGCGACCCGAGGGCGACACCCTTCCCTCCCTGGCCCGCGCGCTCTTCGACACCCTGGAGGCCGAAGGCGCCCTGGCCAGCGCCTACGTGGTGGACGCACAGACGGGCGAGCCGCTCTTCACCCACCGCGAGCACGTCCGGCTCCTGCCCGCCTCCACGCTCAAGGTCGTCTCCACCGCGTCGGTCCTCTCCGCGCTGGGCGCGGACTTCCGCTTCCAGACGCCGGTGGCCCTGGAGGGCACGCTGGATGGCGGCCTCTTCCTGGGCGACATCGTGGTGGACCCCACGGGGGACCCGTCCCTGGGCTCGTGGCGCTTCCCCGAGACGGCGCTGGCGTGTGAGCAGGTGGCGGACGCCCTCCAGGCGCGCGGCATCCGCCAGTGGCGCGGGCAGGTGCGCGTGCGCGGCGCGAAGGAGGCGGAGTTCCCCTTTGGCCCCGGCTGGGCCTGGGATGACGCCGCCTATGCCTACAGCGCGGCGCCAACGGCCTTCGTCTTCCGGGAGAACGTGGTGGACGTGGCGCTGTCCCGGGCCGCGGGCGCGGACTGCGCGCAGCCCCCCACCCTCCAGGTGACCCCCGCCTTCGCGACGCTGACGGCCGTGGTGGGCGTGGACACGAACGCGGAGCGCCCCTCACTGGCCTGCGTGCGCCAGCGTGGCGGGCCCGGCGTGCGCTGCCTGTGGCGCTCCACCGCGGACACCTGCCCCCGCTCCGCCGCGGTGAGGCTGTCGGTGGACGAACCCGAGCAGCTCTTCTCCGCCTGCGTGGAGGCGGCCCTGCTCGCGCGCGGCATCCCCCGGCTGCCCGTGACGCTGGAGGCGCCCACGCCACGGCAACCCGCCGTGCCCGCGCCCCTGGTCACCCTGGTCAGCCCGCCGCTGTCCGAGTTGGTGAAGGTGACGAACAAGGAATCCCTCAACCTGTACGCGGAGCGCCTGGGCCTGCGCTTCGCGCGCGAGCTCACGGGCACGGAGAGCTATGGCGCCCTGCGCACCGCGCTGACGGAGGAGCTGACCCGCCGAGGCATCCCCTCGCGAGACTTGCGCCCGGTGGATGGCAGTGGCCTGTCCCGGTACAACCTGGCCACCGCGCGGGGACTGGTGCGCGTCATCTTCACCAGCCTGCGTGAAGCCTACGGCACCGCGCTGCTGGACAGCCTGCCCGTGGCCGGCCAGGACGGCACGCTCGCCGCCCGCCCCGTCACCGCCGACACCGCGGGCCACATCCGCGCGAAGACGGGCACGCTGTCCGGTCAGCGGTGCTTCGTGGGGGTGGTGGACCGGCCGGGCGACGCACAGCACCCACGCGTCGTCTTCGCGCTGATGCTGGGGAACATGGACGACGGCACCGCCCTGCCCGCCAATGAGGCGTTCGACCGGTTCGCCGCGGGGCTGGTCACACTGCCGCTGCGCTGA